Proteins from one Penaeus monodon isolate SGIC_2016 chromosome 39, NSTDA_Pmon_1, whole genome shotgun sequence genomic window:
- the LOC119597580 gene encoding RNA-binding protein FUS-like — protein sequence MSRIPNPFLGGQGQQQKTPQKAPTPGFLLMTRPPTGSNSYGGSASGGFKDQFSPSNTSPSRAAESFIPFSAIGSNHDGNRRGGNRGGGGSGRYNRGGGRHMTNQTPQRFPYPYQQNAGRMPSPYCQGGQGYGNSPRGRQNHGNQRGGRFGGDHNRFNSNNGNPRRMNANTPLSDIPIDKFVSPSMVRDPWEHFESDEAIEPESSPVITLDNSEIIIDSDTSVVIENSYEEGVSGTEGDSSPVHDTGSDSPYVATSSTSEKDTGSDTASDA from the coding sequence ATGAGTCGCATCCCTAACCCGTTCCTCGGTGGCCAGGGGCAGCAACAGAAGACGCCACAGAAAGCTCCAACCCCAGGATTCTTGCTAATGACTCGACCTCCGACGGGATCCAACAGCTATGGGGGCAGCGCGTCCGGGGGGTTCAAGGACCAGTTCTCGCCCTCGAACACGAGTCCGTCGCGGGCCGCCGAGAGTTTTATCCCCTTCTCGGCGATCGGTAGCAATCACGACGGCAATAGACGTGGGGGAAACCGAGGTGGTGGTGGGAGTGGCAGATACAACCGAGGAGGTGGGAGACACATGACAAACCAGACCCCTCAGAGGTTCCCTTATCCGTACCAGCAGAATGCCGGAAGAATGCCCAGTCCGTATTGCCAGGGTGGCCAGGGGTACGGGAATTCGCCAAGAGGGAGGCAGAATCATGGAAATCAGCGTGGGGGCCGGTTCGGTGGCGATCACAACAGGTTCAATTCCAATAATGGCAATCCAAGAAGAATGAATGCAAACACCCCCTTAAGTGATATCCCAATCGATAAGTTTGTATCGCCTAGTATGGTACGGGATCCGTGGGAGCATTTTGAGAGTGATGAAGCTATAGAACCTGAATCTAGTCCGGTTATAACTTTAGATAATTCGGAAATTATAATTGACTCTGACACAAGTGTAGTTATTGAAAATTCTTACGAAGAGGGTGTGAGTGGGACTGAGGGTGATAGTTCCCCAGTACATGACACTGGAAGCGATTCCCCTTATGTTGCAACATCGTCGACCTCGGAAAAGGATACGGGAAGCGATACAGCGAGTGATGCATAG